A single region of the Biomaibacter acetigenes genome encodes:
- a CDS encoding PTS mannose/fructose/sorbose/N-acetylgalactosamine transporter subunit IIC: protein MSFTQAFLIALFGYFASNYSPWLIGQMGGWYTIGRPLVAGAIIGAILGDIQQGIIIGAAIQALYIGLVTPGGTMPADVNFAAYIGIPLAMVSGSPAEYAVSLSVPLSFLGVSMVYLVITVNVFFVHLQERWIKEGKFGLAGNIPIIGSVTNFVFRFFIIFLANYYGANYVKQLIELIPTSLGNFFIVLGGMLPAVGFGLLLKYVLKENIELLYFLFGFILISVFHLPIVPATIIAMFLAYIDFKYSKEEVA, encoded by the coding sequence ATGAGTTTTACGCAAGCCTTTTTAATTGCTTTGTTTGGGTATTTTGCGTCAAATTATTCTCCATGGTTAATTGGTCAAATGGGTGGTTGGTATACCATAGGTAGGCCTCTAGTCGCTGGTGCAATTATAGGAGCAATTCTTGGTGACATACAACAAGGAATTATTATAGGAGCTGCTATACAAGCCCTTTATATTGGTCTAGTAACCCCGGGTGGTACCATGCCGGCAGATGTTAACTTTGCGGCATATATAGGGATTCCTCTGGCTATGGTTAGCGGTAGCCCGGCTGAATATGCGGTAAGTCTTTCTGTTCCGTTGAGTTTTTTAGGTGTATCAATGGTTTATTTGGTAATTACAGTAAATGTATTTTTTGTACATTTGCAGGAAAGATGGATAAAAGAAGGCAAATTTGGTTTGGCCGGTAATATTCCGATAATCGGCAGTGTAACTAATTTTGTTTTTAGATTCTTTATCATCTTCCTTGCAAATTACTACGGTGCGAATTATGTAAAACAGTTAATAGAATTAATACCGACTTCTTTAGGCAACTTCTTCATCGTTTTAGGCGGCATGTTACCGGCTGTCGGGTTTGGTTTGCTGCTTAAGTATGTTTTAAAAGAGAATATAGAGCTATTATATTTTCTGTTTGGATTTATACTCATATCCGTATTTCATTTACCAATTGTTCCAGCCACAATCATAGCAATGTTTTTAGCATATATAGACTTCAAGTACAGCAAGGAGGAGGTTGCTTAA
- a CDS encoding PTS system mannose/fructose/N-acetylgalactosamine-transporter subunit IIB yields the protein MSISLFRCDDRLIHGQCIVKVLKDFHVKKILLIDDFTANNPIIKSVYQMAVPQNVSVEVVKLEDSLSLLQEAIKNNTNTLILIKDPQIAVKIFEMGLELKKEFNIGPMSNRNGTIKVTNFAYMLKEEVMATEKLHQMGVRVYLQQTNDQSSVDWSNVRDKVLSNI from the coding sequence ATGAGCATTAGTCTATTCAGATGTGATGACAGATTAATTCATGGTCAGTGTATTGTTAAAGTTCTAAAGGATTTTCATGTAAAGAAAATTTTATTAATTGATGATTTTACTGCCAACAATCCTATAATAAAAAGCGTTTATCAAATGGCTGTTCCACAAAATGTCAGTGTCGAAGTAGTGAAACTTGAGGATTCGTTGTCATTGTTACAAGAAGCTATTAAAAACAATACAAATACCCTCATATTAATAAAAGACCCTCAAATTGCAGTCAAAATATTCGAAATGGGTTTAGAACTTAAAAAAGAGTTCAATATTGGTCCCATGAGTAACCGAAATGGTACAATTAAGGTTACTAATTTTGCCTACATGCTAAAAGAAGAGGTAATGGCTACTGAAAAATTACATCAAATGGGAGTAAGAGTGTATTTACAACAAACTAATGATCAAAGCTCGGTGGACTGGTCAAATGTAAGAGATAAAGTATTAAGTAATATATAA
- a CDS encoding sigma 54-interacting transcriptional regulator, with protein sequence MNELNKELKVIKINTRPVYFIDRDIFQEKTKVTLSGNLIFEGFQALKQVIYKEDKSKNMNLNNGLLKTAKDPFSSLIGFDGSLKYQVEQCKAAIRYPPNGIPILITGPTGSGKSFLAQIMFEYAIQQKIIKPDAPFLIFNCAEYANNQELLSANLFGYVKGAFTGADQDFKGVLEEADGGYLFLDEIHRLPPEGQEKLFLFMDKCIFRRVGETRGWRKARVRFIFATTEKTETFLISTFLRRIPIAIRIPSLNERPLSEKLHLIHHFFKEEALSLQKDLLITKQVLKAFISTDFKGNVGQLKNDIKFTCARAYNNFLNSKGETNYIEINLMTIPNHLIQIIKDGKLNLNNNVIKDELNDIKIGADSGTIDVLSLINKKEIDIYKSFYDELLELLKDIKGDTTSGVTIDKATVLIDDYFDKLMFNLQSSTKENYASIRFDTIHNCVHDVFELVKNKFDLKYYNTIGYKIACFINQSLEHRYFIDLNGYEKKAKYYLDILKNIYPRELNVTVKIADFIKSNLDIFLGPAEKLVLMLYLMGINKGRESNRIKAVIMAHGLSTASSIANVANHLLGENIFESFDMAIEVKTEDIIKN encoded by the coding sequence TTGAATGAATTAAACAAAGAATTAAAAGTAATTAAAATTAACACAAGACCGGTTTATTTTATTGACAGAGACATTTTTCAAGAAAAAACTAAAGTTACACTTTCAGGGAATTTAATTTTTGAAGGTTTCCAGGCTCTTAAACAGGTAATTTATAAGGAAGATAAAAGTAAAAATATGAATTTGAATAACGGCCTTCTAAAAACGGCTAAAGATCCATTTTCCAGTTTGATAGGATTTGACGGCAGTTTAAAATACCAGGTAGAACAGTGTAAAGCTGCAATCAGGTATCCTCCGAATGGTATTCCAATACTAATAACAGGCCCTACCGGTTCCGGAAAAAGTTTTTTAGCGCAAATCATGTTTGAATATGCCATCCAACAAAAAATTATAAAACCCGATGCACCGTTTTTAATTTTTAACTGTGCTGAATACGCCAATAACCAGGAGCTTCTTTCAGCGAATCTCTTTGGCTATGTAAAAGGAGCTTTTACCGGAGCAGATCAAGATTTTAAAGGGGTTCTAGAAGAAGCGGACGGTGGATATTTGTTTCTCGATGAAATACATCGCCTACCACCGGAAGGCCAAGAAAAACTTTTCCTATTTATGGACAAGTGTATATTCAGAAGAGTAGGGGAGACTAGGGGATGGAGAAAAGCCAGGGTTAGATTTATATTTGCCACTACTGAAAAAACCGAGACTTTTTTGATAAGTACATTTTTGAGACGAATACCTATTGCCATCAGAATTCCCTCGCTGAATGAAAGACCTTTAAGCGAGAAATTGCACCTAATTCATCATTTTTTTAAAGAAGAAGCCCTTTCTTTACAGAAGGATTTATTAATAACAAAACAGGTCCTAAAAGCTTTCATAAGTACCGATTTTAAAGGTAATGTAGGACAGCTTAAGAATGATATAAAATTTACCTGTGCGCGCGCCTATAATAATTTTCTAAATTCTAAAGGTGAAACTAATTATATAGAAATAAATCTGATGACTATTCCGAACCATCTCATCCAAATCATAAAAGATGGAAAGTTAAATCTTAACAATAATGTTATTAAAGATGAATTGAATGATATCAAAATTGGAGCTGATAGTGGTACAATTGATGTTTTATCATTAATTAATAAAAAGGAAATTGATATATATAAGTCTTTTTATGATGAGTTGCTTGAACTTTTAAAAGATATAAAAGGGGATACAACCTCAGGTGTGACAATAGATAAGGCTACAGTTTTAATAGATGATTATTTTGACAAATTGATGTTTAATTTACAGTCTTCTACAAAAGAAAATTATGCGTCAATTCGGTTTGATACTATCCATAATTGTGTTCATGATGTCTTTGAACTTGTTAAAAATAAATTTGATCTCAAATATTATAATACTATAGGATATAAGATAGCATGTTTTATTAATCAGTCGTTGGAACACCGATATTTTATCGATTTAAACGGATATGAAAAAAAGGCTAAATATTACTTGGATATCTTAAAAAATATATACCCGAGAGAACTTAATGTAACCGTCAAAATTGCCGATTTTATAAAATCTAATCTTGATATATTTTTAGGGCCTGCGGAAAAATTGGTCCTGATGTTGTATCTCATGGGCATAAATAAGGGCAGAGAATCTAATCGAATTAAAGCGGTTATAATGGCGCATGGCTTATCTACTGCCAGCAGCATAGCCAATGTGGCTAATCACCTGCTGGGTGAGAATATATTCGAATCTTTCGATATGGCCATCGAGGTCAAGACCGAGGATATAATAAAAAATTAA
- a CDS encoding PRD domain-containing protein, with the protein MALKKITNGVIGIVNNITTQLALDTGSNIIQGLTVEEIVEKVTANNRSRYKLIKPAGIKKKALITTCITGIGTAIRIKDLILKSFNEYSSKIEVIAYDYFKLKNNGYRDNIFKDFDVVTIIGTKDPKIEEIPFFSLEDIISGQKEAQFRNLLRGFIPEQGIKQINQSLVKFFSLESVLNYITILNPDKIIDQIEMAIEALQYEMKVKFTNDVKICLYIHLSCLIERLVTKTQINEYNDEIMSSFAKLHKDFVDIVKKSFSVIEKLYSVSVPLTEIYFIYEIFSAKIPNMTGNAK; encoded by the coding sequence ATGGCCTTGAAAAAAATAACAAATGGCGTAATCGGGATCGTAAACAACATAACCACTCAACTGGCATTAGATACCGGCAGTAATATTATTCAAGGTTTGACTGTAGAGGAAATAGTGGAAAAAGTTACGGCTAATAATCGATCCAGATACAAATTAATAAAACCTGCCGGAATAAAGAAAAAAGCTTTAATTACCACTTGTATTACAGGAATTGGTACAGCCATAAGAATAAAAGACCTTATACTTAAAAGTTTTAACGAATATTCCAGTAAAATAGAAGTTATAGCCTATGATTATTTTAAGTTAAAGAATAACGGTTATAGAGACAATATATTTAAGGATTTCGATGTGGTGACAATTATAGGAACTAAGGATCCAAAGATAGAAGAAATCCCCTTTTTCTCTCTGGAAGATATTATATCAGGTCAAAAGGAAGCTCAATTCAGAAATTTATTGCGGGGATTTATACCGGAACAAGGTATTAAACAGATAAATCAATCGTTAGTAAAATTCTTTTCATTGGAAAGTGTATTGAACTACATTACGATATTGAATCCTGATAAGATCATAGACCAAATAGAGATGGCCATCGAAGCTTTACAATATGAAATGAAAGTTAAATTTACCAACGATGTTAAAATATGTCTGTATATCCATTTAAGCTGCCTTATCGAGCGGCTGGTTACAAAAACACAAATAAATGAATATAATGATGAAATTATGTCATCTTTTGCCAAGCTCCATAAAGATTTTGTCGACATTGTAAAAAAGAGTTTTAGTGTCATAGAAAAACTCTATAGTGTAAGTGTTCCTCTGACAGAAATATACTTTATATATGAGATTTTTAGCGCCAAAATACCCAATATGACTGGGAATGCCAAGTAG
- a CDS encoding PTS sugar transporter subunit IIA, translated as MLGVIIVTHGKMAEEVKNAAEMIVGEQKNFAAVGLFEGDSLESLYKKIEDEVQKFESYENVIIFTDMYGDTPTNASAILAVNKDFFVITGVNFPMVLECLINRSQIGIEDLIKNIIANGRDAIKYIDKTTIQSKAVTN; from the coding sequence TTGTTAGGGGTAATTATTGTAACACATGGAAAAATGGCCGAAGAAGTCAAAAACGCAGCTGAAATGATAGTTGGGGAACAAAAAAACTTTGCTGCTGTAGGCCTTTTTGAAGGTGATTCTTTAGAATCACTTTATAAAAAGATAGAAGATGAGGTACAGAAATTTGAGTCATACGAAAATGTAATAATTTTTACTGATATGTATGGAGATACTCCTACCAATGCTTCAGCCATATTAGCTGTCAATAAAGATTTTTTTGTGATTACTGGGGTTAATTTTCCAATGGTCCTTGAGTGCCTAATAAATAGAAGTCAGATAGGTATAGAGGACTTAATAAAAAATATAATAGCAAATGGACGAGACGCGATAAAGTATATTGACAAAACAACTATTCAAAGCAAGGCAGTAACGAATTAA